In Streptomyces sp. NBC_01408, one DNA window encodes the following:
- the ctaD gene encoding cytochrome c oxidase subunit I — translation MSILNEPQGAAAADSYENELPVRRKQPGNVVVKWMTTTDHKTIGTMYLVTSFVFFIIGGIMALFMRAELARPGTQIMSNEQFNQAFTMHGTIMLLMFATPLFAGFANWIMPLQIGAPDVAFPRLNMFAYWLYLFGSTIAVAGFATPNGAADFGWFAYSPLSDAVRSPGIGADMWIMGLAFSGFGTILGSVNFITTIICMRAPGMTMFRMPIFTWNVLLTGVLVLLAFPVLAAALFALEADRKFGAHVFDSANGGALLWQHLFWFFGHPEVYIIALPFFGIISEVIPVFSRKPMFGYIGLIGATIAIAGLSVTVWAHHMYVTGGVLLPFFSFMTFLIAVPTGVKFFNWIGTMWKGSLSFETPMLWAVGFLITFTFGGLTGVILASPPMDFHVSDSYFVVAHFHYVIFGTVVFAMFSGFHFWWPKFTGRMLDERLGKITFWTLFVGFHGTFLVQHWLGAEGMPRRYADYLAADGFTLLNTISTISSFLLGLSMLPFMYNVWKTAKYGKKIEVDDPWGYGRSLEWATSCPPPRHNFLTLPRIRSESPAFDLHHPEIAALDHLEDHGAGAKAVTGGKEAGK, via the coding sequence GTGAGCATCCTCAACGAACCTCAGGGTGCCGCCGCAGCTGACTCGTACGAGAACGAGCTGCCGGTACGGCGCAAGCAGCCGGGCAATGTCGTCGTGAAGTGGATGACCACTACCGACCACAAGACCATCGGCACGATGTACCTGGTCACGTCGTTCGTGTTCTTCATCATCGGCGGGATCATGGCGCTCTTCATGCGCGCCGAGCTGGCCCGTCCGGGTACGCAGATCATGTCGAACGAACAGTTCAACCAGGCGTTCACGATGCACGGCACGATCATGCTGCTGATGTTCGCGACGCCGCTGTTCGCCGGATTCGCGAACTGGATCATGCCGCTGCAGATCGGTGCGCCCGACGTGGCGTTCCCGCGGCTGAACATGTTCGCGTACTGGCTGTACCTCTTCGGCTCCACCATCGCGGTGGCCGGCTTCGCCACGCCGAACGGCGCCGCCGACTTCGGCTGGTTCGCCTACTCCCCGCTGTCGGACGCGGTCCGCTCGCCGGGCATCGGCGCCGACATGTGGATCATGGGTCTGGCCTTCTCCGGCTTCGGCACGATCCTCGGCTCGGTCAACTTCATCACCACGATCATCTGCATGCGCGCGCCCGGCATGACGATGTTCCGCATGCCGATCTTCACCTGGAACGTGCTGCTGACCGGTGTCCTGGTCCTGCTCGCCTTCCCGGTGCTGGCCGCCGCGCTCTTCGCGCTGGAGGCCGACCGCAAGTTCGGTGCGCACGTGTTCGACTCGGCCAACGGTGGCGCCTTGCTGTGGCAGCACCTCTTCTGGTTCTTCGGACACCCAGAGGTGTACATCATCGCCCTGCCGTTCTTCGGAATCATTTCCGAAGTGATCCCGGTCTTCTCCCGCAAGCCGATGTTCGGTTACATCGGTCTGATCGGTGCGACGATCGCGATCGCCGGCCTCTCGGTGACCGTGTGGGCCCACCACATGTACGTCACCGGCGGTGTGCTGCTGCCGTTCTTCTCCTTCATGACCTTCCTGATCGCGGTACCGACCGGTGTGAAGTTCTTCAACTGGATCGGCACCATGTGGAAGGGCTCACTGTCCTTCGAGACACCGATGCTCTGGGCCGTCGGCTTCCTGATCACCTTCACCTTCGGTGGTCTGACCGGCGTCATCCTGGCCTCGCCCCCGATGGACTTCCACGTCTCCGACTCGTACTTCGTCGTCGCGCACTTCCACTACGTCATCTTCGGCACCGTGGTGTTCGCGATGTTCTCCGGATTCCACTTCTGGTGGCCGAAGTTCACGGGCAGGATGCTGGACGAGCGCCTCGGCAAGATCACGTTCTGGACGCTGTTCGTCGGCTTCCACGGCACCTTCCTGGTGCAGCACTGGCTGGGTGCGGAGGGCATGCCGCGTCGTTACGCGGACTACCTCGCCGCCGACGGCTTCACGCTGCTGAACACGATCTCGACGATCAGCTCGTTCCTGCTCGGCCTGTCGATGCTTCCGTTCATGTACAACGTCTGGAAGACGGCGAAGTACGGCAAGAAGATCGAGGTCGACGACCCGTGGGGCTACGGCCGTTCGCTGGAGTGGGCGACTTCCTGCCCGCCGCCGCGGCACAACTTCCTCACCCTGCCGCGGATCCGTTCCGAATCCCCGGCGTTCGACCTGCACCACCCGGAGATCGCGGCCCTCGACCACCTCGAGGACCACGGTGCCGGTGCCAAGGCCGTCACCGGTGGCAAGGAGGCCGGCAAGTGA
- a CDS encoding efflux RND transporter permease subunit, whose product MSWLSRFSLAQRALIGLVSIVALLFGAIAVPQLKQQLLPSIELPMVSVLAPYQGASPDVVEKQVVEPIEATLKGVDGLTGITSTASEGNALIMATFDYGDSGTKQLVADVQQAVNRARVRLPADVDPQVVAGSTDDIPTVILAVTSDKDQQALADQLERSVVPVLSDIDGVGQVTVDGVQELQVTVTPDDAKLAAAGLDGAALARGLQAGGATVPAGAFDEEGKNRSVRVGAGYTSLAQVEDLRLTPGPGKGAVRLGDVAAVKQEAAKPVSITRTNGKPSLALVLTMDKDGSAVAISDEVKDKLPELRSTLGAGAELTVVSDQGPAVAKSISSLTTEGLLGLLFAVIVILVFLGSLRSTLVTAVSIPLSVVLALIVLWTRDLSLNMLTLGALTIAIGRVVDDSIVVLENIKRHLGYGEERESAIITAVKEVAGAVTSSTLTTVAVFLPIGLVGGMIGELFGSFSLTVTAALLASLLVSLTVVPVLSYWFLRAPKGVTAGDAESIAKARRDAEEKEARSRLQSFYVRVLGFATRRRLTSVAIAVVVLVGTFGMTPLLKTNFFDQGEQDVLTVKQELAPGTSLAASDEASRKVEKALAGIDGVKSYQVTVGSSGFLAAFGGGTGSNQASYQVSLDDAGDADAVKKDIEGALAGLDGIGETKIVAGDGFGSQNLSVVVKAGDGEVLAKAAEQVRAEVAELKDVTDVQSDLSQSVPRISVTATPRTAEAGLDQTALGAIVAQAVRGTPAGKAVLDDTERDIVIKSAQPATTLAELQALPVGPLKLGDIAEVKVVPGPVAMTRIDGARAATVTAKPLGDNTGAVSTALQTKLKAMDLPEGATASIGGVSEDQDEAFASLGLAMLAAIAIVFMLLVATFRSLVQPLILLVSIPFAATGALGLLIATGTPMGVPAMIGMLMLIGIVVTNAIVLIDLVNQYRARGLGVVEAVIEGGRHRLRPILMTALATIFALLPMALGVTGEGGFISQPLAVVVIGGLVSSTLLTLLLVPTLYTMVELRKDRRRAKKTARLTVVPTPTADEETPARV is encoded by the coding sequence ATGTCGTGGCTGTCCCGCTTCAGCCTTGCCCAGAGAGCGCTGATCGGCCTCGTGTCGATCGTCGCGCTCCTCTTCGGTGCCATAGCCGTCCCGCAGCTCAAGCAGCAGTTGCTGCCGTCCATCGAACTGCCCATGGTGTCCGTGCTCGCGCCGTACCAGGGCGCCTCACCCGACGTGGTGGAGAAGCAGGTCGTCGAGCCGATCGAGGCCACCCTCAAGGGCGTCGACGGCCTCACCGGCATCACCTCCACCGCCAGCGAGGGCAACGCCCTCATCATGGCCACCTTCGACTACGGCGACAGCGGCACCAAGCAGCTCGTCGCCGACGTCCAGCAGGCCGTCAACCGGGCCCGCGTCCGGCTGCCCGCCGACGTGGACCCGCAGGTGGTGGCCGGTTCCACCGACGACATCCCGACCGTCATCCTCGCCGTCACCTCCGACAAGGACCAGCAGGCCCTCGCCGACCAGCTGGAGCGCTCCGTCGTCCCCGTCCTGTCGGACATCGACGGCGTCGGCCAGGTCACCGTCGACGGGGTCCAGGAGCTCCAGGTCACCGTCACCCCCGATGACGCCAAGCTGGCGGCGGCGGGCCTCGACGGGGCCGCCCTCGCCCGGGGCCTCCAGGCGGGCGGCGCGACCGTACCCGCCGGAGCCTTCGACGAGGAGGGCAAGAACCGGAGCGTGCGCGTCGGCGCCGGTTACACCTCCCTCGCCCAGGTGGAGGACCTGCGGCTGACCCCCGGCCCCGGCAAGGGCGCGGTCCGGCTCGGCGACGTGGCCGCCGTCAAGCAGGAGGCCGCCAAGCCCGTCTCCATCACCCGGACCAACGGCAAGCCCAGCCTCGCGCTCGTCCTGACGATGGACAAGGACGGCAGCGCCGTCGCCATCTCGGACGAGGTCAAGGACAAGCTGCCCGAGCTGCGTTCCACGCTCGGCGCCGGCGCCGAGCTGACCGTGGTCAGCGACCAGGGCCCGGCCGTCGCCAAGTCCATCTCCAGTCTCACCACCGAGGGCCTGCTCGGCCTGCTCTTCGCGGTGATCGTGATCCTGGTCTTCCTCGGCTCGCTGCGCTCGACGCTGGTCACGGCGGTGTCCATCCCGCTGTCCGTCGTCCTCGCGCTGATCGTGCTGTGGACCCGCGACCTGTCCCTCAACATGCTGACGCTGGGCGCGCTCACCATCGCCATCGGCCGCGTCGTCGACGACTCGATCGTGGTCCTGGAGAACATCAAGCGCCACCTCGGCTACGGGGAGGAGCGCGAGTCCGCCATCATCACGGCGGTCAAGGAGGTGGCCGGCGCGGTCACCTCCTCCACACTCACCACCGTCGCCGTCTTCCTGCCGATCGGTCTCGTCGGCGGCATGATCGGCGAACTGTTCGGCTCCTTCTCGCTCACCGTCACCGCGGCCCTGCTGGCCTCGCTGCTCGTCTCGCTGACGGTCGTGCCGGTGCTGTCGTACTGGTTCCTGCGGGCCCCGAAGGGTGTGACGGCGGGAGACGCCGAGAGCATCGCGAAGGCCCGCCGCGACGCCGAGGAGAAGGAGGCGCGCAGCCGCCTCCAGAGCTTCTACGTCCGGGTCCTGGGCTTCGCCACCCGGCGCCGCCTGACCAGTGTGGCCATCGCCGTCGTCGTCCTCGTCGGCACCTTCGGGATGACCCCGCTGCTGAAGACCAACTTCTTCGACCAGGGGGAGCAGGACGTCCTGACGGTCAAGCAGGAGCTGGCCCCGGGCACCTCGCTGGCCGCCTCCGACGAGGCGAGCCGCAAGGTGGAGAAGGCGCTCGCCGGGATCGACGGCGTCAAGAGCTACCAGGTCACCGTCGGCTCCTCCGGCTTCCTCGCGGCCTTCGGCGGCGGTACGGGATCCAACCAGGCCTCGTACCAGGTCTCGCTCGATGACGCGGGCGACGCGGACGCCGTGAAGAAGGACATCGAGGGCGCGCTCGCCGGGCTCGACGGCATCGGCGAGACCAAGATCGTGGCGGGTGACGGCTTCGGCAGCCAGAACCTCAGCGTGGTCGTCAAGGCCGGTGACGGCGAGGTCCTCGCCAAGGCCGCCGAGCAGGTCCGTGCCGAGGTCGCCGAGCTGAAGGACGTCACCGACGTCCAGAGCGACCTGTCCCAGTCCGTGCCCCGGATCTCGGTCACGGCCACCCCCAGGACCGCCGAAGCGGGCCTGGACCAGACCGCGCTCGGTGCGATCGTCGCCCAGGCGGTACGGGGCACTCCGGCGGGCAAGGCCGTACTGGACGACACCGAGCGCGACATCGTCATCAAGTCCGCGCAGCCGGCCACCACCCTGGCCGAACTCCAGGCCCTCCCGGTCGGCCCGCTGAAGCTCGGCGACATCGCCGAGGTCAAGGTGGTCCCCGGCCCGGTCGCGATGACCCGGATCGACGGCGCCCGCGCCGCCACCGTCACCGCGAAGCCGCTCGGCGACAACACCGGCGCGGTCAGCACCGCGCTCCAGACGAAGCTCAAGGCCATGGACCTGCCCGAGGGGGCCACGGCCTCCATCGGCGGTGTCTCCGAGGACCAGGACGAGGCCTTCGCCTCGCTGGGCCTGGCCATGCTCGCGGCCATCGCGATCGTGTTCATGCTGCTGGTCGCGACGTTCCGCTCGCTGGTGCAGCCGCTGATCCTGCTGGTCTCGATCCCGTTCGCGGCGACCGGCGCACTGGGCCTGCTCATCGCGACCGGCACCCCGATGGGCGTCCCGGCGATGATCGGCATGCTGATGCTCATCGGCATCGTGGTGACCAACGCGATCGTGCTGATCGACCTGGTCAACCAGTACCGGGCGCGGGGTCTGGGCGTCGTCGAGGCGGTCATCGAGGGCGGCCGGCACCGGCTCCGCCCGATCCTGATGACGGCCCTGGCGACGATCTTCGCCCTGCTCCCGATGGCGCTGGGCGTCACCGGCGAGGGCGGGTTCATCTCGCAGCCGCTCGCGGTGGTCGTGATCGGCGGCCTGGTCAGCTCGACGCTGCTGACCCTGCTCCTGGTGCCGACCCTCTACACGATGGTCGAACTCCGCAAGGACCGCCGCCGCGCGAAGAAGACGGCCCGCCTGACGGTGGTCCCGACGCCGACGGCCGACGAGGAGACCCCGGCCAGGGTCTGA
- a CDS encoding iron-sulfur cluster assembly accessory protein, with translation MSVQDDKTTVSDGILLSDAAAGKVRTLLEQEGREDLALRVAVQPGGCSGLRYQLFFDERSLDGDVVKDFDGVKVVTDRMSSPYLHGASIDFVDTIEKQGFTIDNPNATGSCACGDSFS, from the coding sequence ATGTCCGTACAGGACGACAAGACCACTGTGAGCGACGGCATCCTCCTGTCCGACGCCGCCGCCGGCAAGGTCAGGACCCTGCTTGAGCAGGAGGGCCGTGAAGACCTCGCCCTGCGCGTCGCCGTCCAGCCCGGTGGCTGCTCCGGCCTGCGCTACCAGCTCTTCTTCGACGAGCGTTCCCTCGACGGCGACGTCGTGAAGGACTTCGACGGTGTGAAGGTTGTCACCGACCGGATGAGCTCCCCGTACCTCCACGGCGCGTCCATCGACTTCGTCGACACGATCGAGAAGCAGGGCTTCACGATCGACAACCCGAACGCCACGGGTTCCTGCGCCTGCGGCGACTCGTTCAGCTAG
- a CDS encoding cysteine desulfurase/sulfurtransferase TusA family protein has product MPYFDTASAAPLHPVARQALQASLDEGWADPARLYREGRRARLLLDAAREAAAEAVGCRADELVFTPSGTHAVHTGLAGVLAGRRRVGGHLVVSAVEHSSVLHAADAHERTGGTVTQVPVDRYGAVDPAGYADALGARTALACLQSANHEVGTVQPVAEVAEACGAAGVPLLVDAAQSLGWGPVEGAWSVLAASAHKWGGPPGVGLLAVRKGVRFSSQGPADERESGRSPGFANLPAIVAAAASLRAVRAEADAEAARLRVLVDRIRRRVVRLVPDVEVVGAPDRRLPHLVTFSCLYVDGESLLHELDRAGFSVSSGSSCTSSTLTPSHVLRAMGVLSEGNVRVSLPPGTTAEEVNAFLEVLPGAVAGVREKLGVSEAPAAPPEADSLELDALGLLCPQPVIELARAIGRVPVGGTVTVVSDDEVARLDIPAWCAMRGHEYVGESPRPVGVAYLVRRLV; this is encoded by the coding sequence ATGCCGTACTTCGACACCGCGTCCGCCGCCCCCCTGCACCCCGTGGCCCGGCAGGCGTTGCAGGCCTCCCTGGACGAGGGCTGGGCCGACCCGGCCCGGCTGTACCGGGAGGGAAGGCGCGCCCGGCTGCTGCTGGACGCGGCCCGGGAGGCGGCCGCGGAAGCGGTGGGCTGTCGCGCCGACGAGCTCGTGTTCACTCCTTCGGGGACGCACGCGGTTCACACGGGCCTTGCCGGGGTCCTCGCCGGGCGCCGGCGCGTCGGCGGCCATCTGGTCGTATCGGCGGTCGAACACAGTTCTGTACTGCACGCGGCGGACGCGCACGAGCGAACCGGCGGCACCGTCACCCAGGTGCCGGTGGACCGGTACGGCGCGGTGGACCCCGCCGGGTACGCCGACGCCCTCGGCGCGCGGACCGCCCTGGCCTGCCTCCAGTCGGCCAACCACGAGGTGGGCACCGTCCAGCCGGTGGCGGAGGTCGCCGAGGCCTGCGGGGCGGCCGGGGTGCCGCTGTTGGTGGACGCGGCGCAGTCGCTGGGCTGGGGTCCGGTGGAGGGCGCCTGGTCCGTCCTCGCCGCGAGCGCCCACAAGTGGGGCGGCCCGCCCGGGGTCGGGCTGCTCGCGGTCCGCAAGGGGGTCCGGTTCTCGTCCCAAGGCCCGGCGGACGAACGGGAGTCGGGGCGCTCCCCCGGCTTCGCGAACCTCCCCGCGATCGTGGCGGCGGCGGCCTCGCTGCGGGCCGTACGGGCCGAGGCCGACGCGGAGGCCGCCCGGCTGCGGGTCCTGGTGGACCGGATCCGGCGGCGGGTGGTCCGGCTGGTCCCGGACGTGGAGGTGGTCGGCGCGCCGGACCGCCGCCTGCCCCACCTGGTCACCTTCTCCTGCCTGTACGTCGACGGGGAGAGCCTGCTGCACGAGCTGGACCGGGCCGGCTTCTCGGTCTCCTCCGGCTCCTCCTGTACGAGCTCCACGCTGACCCCCAGTCACGTGCTGCGGGCGATGGGGGTGCTGTCGGAGGGGAACGTACGGGTGTCCCTGCCGCCGGGGACCACGGCGGAGGAGGTCAACGCGTTCCTGGAGGTGCTTCCGGGTGCGGTGGCGGGCGTACGGGAGAAGCTCGGCGTGAGCGAGGCCCCGGCGGCGCCGCCGGAGGCCGACTCCCTGGAGCTCGACGCACTCGGCCTGCTGTGCCCCCAGCCGGTGATCGAGCTGGCCCGCGCCATCGGCCGGGTCCCGGTGGGCGGCACCGTGACGGTCGTCTCCGACGACGAGGTGGCCCGGCTGGACATCCCGGCGTGGTGCGCGATGCGGGGGCACGAGTACGTGGGCGAATCGCCCCGCCCTGTGGGCGTGGCGTACCTGGTCCGCCGCCTCGTCTGA
- the coxB gene encoding cytochrome c oxidase subunit II yields the protein MSPYGSDRSPRRPMRRKLLQALTAGVVLATATGCSYTWQDFPRLGMPTPVTEEAPRILSLWQGSWAAALITGILVWGLIIWSVIFHRRSRTKVQVPPQTRYNMPIEALYTVVPLIIVSVLFYFTARDESKLLALSKPAHTINVIGFQWSWGFNYIENVDGDAATPKAGEVPKELNAIPDRFSKAFPAGAEGVYEKGVPGDRNPQTGNPGPTLVLPLGEKVRFILSSNDVIHSFWVVPFLFKQDVIPGHTNVFEVTPSQEGTFMGKCAELCGVDHSRMLFNVKVVSPEKYQEYLKELAEKGQTGFLPAGIKQTDPARNAETNKL from the coding sequence GTGAGTCCCTACGGCTCCGACCGCTCGCCGCGGCGCCCGATGCGGCGGAAGCTGCTGCAGGCGCTGACTGCGGGCGTGGTCCTGGCGACCGCCACTGGTTGCTCGTATACATGGCAAGACTTTCCCCGCCTCGGAATGCCGACTCCGGTAACCGAGGAGGCGCCGCGCATCCTTTCCCTTTGGCAGGGATCCTGGGCAGCCGCGCTCATCACGGGCATCCTGGTGTGGGGTCTGATCATCTGGAGCGTCATCTTCCACCGGCGCAGCCGGACGAAGGTGCAGGTTCCGCCGCAGACCCGGTACAACATGCCCATCGAGGCGCTGTACACCGTGGTTCCGCTCATCATCGTCTCGGTGCTCTTCTACTTCACCGCACGTGACGAGTCGAAGCTGCTCGCCCTCTCGAAGCCGGCGCACACGATCAACGTGATCGGCTTCCAGTGGAGCTGGGGCTTCAACTACATCGAAAACGTTGACGGGGATGCGGCGACCCCGAAGGCGGGTGAGGTCCCCAAGGAGCTCAACGCTATCCCGGACCGCTTCTCCAAGGCCTTCCCCGCCGGCGCCGAGGGCGTCTACGAGAAGGGCGTCCCCGGAGACCGCAACCCGCAGACGGGCAACCCGGGGCCGACGCTGGTCCTCCCCCTGGGTGAGAAGGTCCGCTTCATCCTGTCGTCGAACGACGTCATCCACTCCTTCTGGGTGGTCCCGTTCCTCTTCAAGCAGGACGTCATCCCGGGCCACACCAATGTCTTCGAGGTCACCCCTTCCCAGGAGGGCACCTTCATGGGCAAGTGCGCCGAGCTCTGCGGCGTCGACCACTCCCGGATGCTCTTCAACGTCAAGGTCGTCTCGCCCGAGAAGTACCAGGAGTACCTGAAGGAGCTGGCCGAGAAGGGGCAGACCGGCTTCCTGCCGGCGGGCATCAAGCAGACCGACCCGGCCCGGAATGCGGAGACGAACAAACTGTGA
- a CDS encoding carbohydrate kinase family protein — MRIAVTGSIATDHLMTFPGRFADQLVADQLHTVSLSFLVDNLDVRRGGVGPNICFGMGQLGSRPILVGAAGSDFDEYRAWLDRHGVDTESVRISEVLHTARFVCTTDADHNQIGSFYTGAMSEARLIELKSVADRVGGLDLVLIGADDPEAMLRHTEECRTRGIPFAADFSQQIARMDGENIRTLMEGATFLFSNEYEKGLIESKSGWTDEEILAKVGTRVTTLGSNGVKIERVGEAPIVVGCPEETAKVDPTGVGDAFRAGFLTGLGWGVGLERAAQLGCMLATLVIETLGTQEYTLARAHFMERFTKAYGEEAAAEVKSHLSA; from the coding sequence GTGCGTATCGCAGTCACCGGCTCCATCGCCACTGACCACCTGATGACCTTCCCCGGCCGTTTCGCCGACCAGCTGGTCGCGGACCAGCTGCACACGGTCTCCCTCTCCTTCCTCGTCGACAACCTCGACGTCCGGCGGGGCGGCGTCGGCCCGAACATCTGCTTCGGCATGGGGCAGCTGGGCAGCCGCCCGATCCTGGTCGGCGCGGCCGGCTCCGACTTCGACGAGTACCGTGCCTGGCTGGACCGGCACGGGGTCGACACCGAGTCGGTGCGCATCTCCGAGGTGCTGCACACCGCGCGCTTCGTGTGCACCACGGACGCCGACCACAACCAGATCGGCTCCTTCTACACGGGCGCGATGAGCGAGGCCCGCCTGATCGAGCTGAAGTCCGTCGCCGACCGGGTGGGCGGCCTCGACCTCGTCCTGATCGGCGCGGACGACCCCGAGGCGATGCTCCGCCACACGGAGGAGTGCCGCACGCGCGGGATCCCCTTCGCCGCGGACTTCTCCCAGCAGATCGCCCGGATGGACGGCGAGAACATCCGCACCCTCATGGAGGGCGCGACCTTCCTCTTCTCGAACGAGTACGAGAAGGGCCTCATCGAGTCGAAGTCGGGCTGGACGGACGAGGAGATCCTCGCCAAGGTCGGCACCCGCGTCACCACCCTCGGCTCGAACGGCGTGAAGATCGAGCGGGTCGGCGAAGCCCCGATCGTCGTCGGCTGCCCCGAGGAGACCGCGAAGGTCGACCCGACCGGCGTCGGCGACGCCTTCCGCGCCGGGTTCCTCACCGGGCTCGGCTGGGGCGTCGGCCTGGAGCGCGCGGCGCAGCTCGGCTGCATGCTCGCCACGCTGGTCATCGAGACGCTGGGCACTCAGGAGTACACCCTGGCCCGTGCCCACTTCATGGAGCGCTTCACCAAGGCCTACGGCGAAGAGGCCGCGGCGGAGGTCAAGTCCCACCTGTCCGCCTAG
- the nadA gene encoding quinolinate synthase NadA has translation MRVVTTAQPLDVQPTPLALLLLGREADPKSERGVECPGDLPSPSDPNLVERARAAKEKLGDKVFILGHHYQRDEVIEFADVTGDSFKLAKDAAAKPEAEYIVFCGVHFMAESADILTSDDQRVVLPDLAAGCSMADMATAEQVAECWDVLTEAGIADRTVPVSYMNSSADIKAFTGKHGGTICTSSNAKKALEWAFEQGEKVLFLPDQHLGRNTAVRDMGMSLDDCVLYNPHKPNGGLTAEQLRDAKMILWRGHCSVHGRFSVDSVNDVRARIPGVNVLVHPECKHEVVAAADYVGSTEYIIKALEAAPAGSKWAIGTELNLVRRLANRFAAEDKEVVFLDKTVCFCSTMNRIDLPHLVWTLESLAEGNLVNQIRVDKETESFAKLALERMLALP, from the coding sequence GTGCGTGTCGTGACCACCGCCCAGCCCTTGGACGTCCAGCCGACGCCCCTCGCCCTGCTGCTGCTCGGCCGCGAGGCCGACCCCAAGAGCGAGCGCGGGGTGGAATGCCCCGGCGACCTGCCCTCGCCGTCGGACCCGAACCTGGTGGAGCGCGCCCGCGCGGCCAAGGAGAAGCTCGGGGACAAGGTCTTCATCCTCGGCCACCACTACCAGCGTGACGAGGTCATCGAGTTCGCCGACGTCACCGGTGACTCCTTCAAGCTGGCCAAGGACGCGGCCGCCAAGCCGGAGGCCGAGTACATCGTCTTCTGCGGCGTCCACTTCATGGCCGAGTCCGCGGACATCCTGACCTCGGACGACCAGAGGGTGGTCCTGCCCGACCTGGCCGCCGGCTGCTCGATGGCCGACATGGCCACCGCCGAGCAGGTCGCGGAGTGCTGGGACGTGCTGACCGAGGCCGGCATAGCCGACCGCACGGTCCCCGTCTCGTACATGAACTCCTCCGCCGACATCAAGGCCTTCACCGGCAAGCACGGCGGCACGATCTGCACGTCCTCCAACGCGAAGAAGGCCCTGGAGTGGGCCTTCGAGCAGGGGGAGAAGGTGCTCTTCCTCCCGGACCAGCACCTGGGCCGCAACACCGCCGTCCGCGACATGGGCATGTCCCTGGACGACTGCGTGCTGTACAACCCGCACAAGCCGAACGGCGGCCTGACCGCCGAGCAGCTGCGGGACGCCAAGATGATCCTGTGGCGGGGCCACTGCTCGGTGCACGGCCGGTTCTCGGTCGACTCGGTCAACGACGTGCGCGCCCGCATCCCCGGGGTGAACGTCCTGGTCCACCCCGAGTGCAAGCACGAGGTCGTGGCGGCCGCGGACTACGTCGGCTCGACGGAGTACATCATCAAGGCGCTGGAGGCGGCTCCGGCCGGCTCCAAGTGGGCCATCGGCACCGAGCTGAACCTGGTCCGCCGGCTGGCGAACCGTTTCGCCGCCGAGGACAAGGAGGTCGTCTTCCTCGACAAGACGGTCTGCTTCTGCTCGACCATGAACCGCATCGACCTCCCCCACCTGGTGTGGACCCTGGAGTCCCTGGCCGAGGGCAACCTCGTCAACCAGATCCGGGTCGACAAGGAGACGGAGAGCTTCGCCAAGCTCGCCCTGGAACGCATGCTGGCGCTGCCGTAG